In the Bicyclus anynana chromosome 6, ilBicAnyn1.1, whole genome shotgun sequence genome, one interval contains:
- the LOC112052210 gene encoding 60S ribosomal protein L39: MSAHKTFIIKRKLAKKLKQNRPIPQWVRMRTGNTIRYNAKRRHWRRTKLKL; encoded by the exons ATG tcGGCCCACAAGACATTTATTATCAAGCGGAAGCTCGCTAagaaactaaaacaaaacaGACCAATTCCCCAATGGGTACGAATGCGCACTGGAAATACCATTCG TTACAACGCTAAGAGGCGTCACTGGAGGAGAACTAAGCTGAAGCTGTAA
- the LOC112052206 gene encoding translation initiation factor IF-3, mitochondrial has protein sequence MLNKFITLVNVRKLLECRAITTRTTINANGKDVPKKKISENRITLIGADNSISITDLKDAQNLSVRRELKLVKIQDPDTKTRRPVYKLLTNAEYHEEEISRRKEKQNARESNSIKGQKLMTLSSKIAEHDLLTSVKKMAKLVEKQYEVRVVISGNENEDMKLDRIYSIIEKNLKSAAQLVQKRNKGNNLRFQLLPLKDSTNQRNQSTSDQSNNDKGPL, from the exons atgttaaataaatttatcacTCTAGTTAATGTACGAAAGTTACTAGAATGTCGAGCAATAACAACAAGAACGACAATAAATGCAAACGGAAAAGATGTGCCCAAGAAGAAAATTTCAGAGAACAGAATCACTTTAATTGGTGCTGACAACTCTATTAGTATTACTGACCTCAAAGATGCTCAAAACTTGTCAGTGAGGCGTGAATTAAAATTAGTGAAAATACAAGACCCAGATACGAAAACACGACGGCCAGTTTATAA ATTGTTGACCAATGCTGAATATCATGAAGAGGAAATTTCcagaagaaaagaaaaacaaaatgccCGTGAGAGCAATTCCATAAAGGGGCAAAAGCTAATGACCCTCTCTTCTAAAATAGCTGAGCACGATTTACTTACAAGTGTCAAGAAAATGGCCAAGCTTGTGGAGAAGCAGTATGAAGTTAGGGTAGTCATTTCAGGCAATGAAAATGAAGACATGAAATTG GACAGGATATACTCAATAATAGAGAAAAACTTGAAATCTGCAGCTCAATTGGTGCAGAAGAGAAATAAAGGTAATAATTTGAGATTCCAGCTACTGCCATTGAAGGATAGCACAAACCAAAGAAATCAATCTACGTCTGATCAAAGTAATAATGACAAAGGTCCTCTATGA